A part of Rhinolophus ferrumequinum isolate MPI-CBG mRhiFer1 chromosome 11, mRhiFer1_v1.p, whole genome shotgun sequence genomic DNA contains:
- the UCP3 gene encoding mitochondrial uncoupling protein 3 translates to MVGLKPSELPPTTAVKFLGAGTAACFADLLTFPLDTAKVRLQIQGESQPAQVARSVQYRGVLGTILTMVRTEGPRSPYNGLVAGLQRQMSFASIRIGLYDSVKQFYTPKGSEHSSITTRILAGCTTGAMAVTCAQPTDVVKVRFQASMHIGPGGDRKYSGTMDAYRTIAREEGVKGLWKGTWPNIMRNAIVNCAEMVTYDVIKEKLLDYHLLTDNFPCHFVSAFGAGFCATVVASPVDVVKTRYMNSPPGRYRSPLDCMLKMVAQEGPTSFYKGFTPSFLRLGAWNVIMFVTYEQLKRALMKVQMLRESPF, encoded by the exons ATGGTTGGACTGAAGCCTTCAGAGCTGCCTCCCACAACGGCTGTGAAGTTCCTGGGGGCAGGCACAGCCGCCTGTTTTGCTGACCTCCTCACCTTTCCACTGGACACGGCCAAGGTCCGCCTGCAG ATCCAGGGGGAGAGCCAGCCGGCCCAGGTGGCCCGGAGCGTGCAGTACCGCGGCGTGCTGGGCACCATCCTGACGATGGTGCGCACCGAGGGGCCGCGCAGCCCCTACAACGGGCTGGTCGCTGGCCTGCAGCGCCAGATGAGCTTCGCCTCCATCCGCATCGGCCTCTACGACTCTGTCAAGCAGTTCTACACCCCCAAGGGCTCTGAGC aCTCCAGCATCACCACCCGGATTTTGGCGGGCTGTACCACAGGGGCCATGGCAGTAACCTGTGCCCAGCCCACAGATGTGGTGAAGGTCCGATTTCAGGCCAGCATGCACATTGGGCCTGGGGGCGACCGGAAGTACAGTGGGACAATGGATGCCTACAGGACCATCGCCAGGGAGGAAGGGGTCAAGGGCCTGTGGAAAG GAACGTGGCCGAACATCATGAGGAATGCCATTGTCAACTGTGCTGAGATGGTGACCTATGACGTCATCAAGGAGAAGCTGCTAGACTATCACCTGCTCACCG ACAACTTCCCCTGCCACTTTGTCTCTGCCTTTGGGGCCGGCTTCTGTGCCACGGTCGTGGCCTCCCCTGTGGATGTGGTGAAGACCCGGTACATGAACTCCCCCCCAGGCCGATACCGCAGCCCCCTGGACTGTATGCTGAAGATGGTAGCCCAGGAGGGCCCCACGTCCTTCTATAAGGG ATTTACACCCTCCTTTTTGCGATTGGGAGCCTGGAATGTGATAATGTTCGTAACCTACGAGCAGCTGAAACGGGCGTTGATGAAAGTCCAGATGCTACGCGAATCCCCATTTTGA
- the UCP2 gene encoding mitochondrial uncoupling protein 2, with product MVGFKATDVPPTATVKFLGAGTAACIADLITFPLDTAKVRLQIQGERQGPVRAAANMQYRGVLGTILTMVRTEGPRSLYNGLVAGLQRQMSFASVRIGLYDSVKQFYTKGSEHAGIGSRLLAGSTTGALAVAVAQPTDVVKVRFQAQARAVGGQRYQSTVDAYKTIAREEGFRGLWKGTSPNIARNAIVNCAELVTYDLIKDALLKANLMTDDLPCHFTSAFGAGFCTTIIASPVDVVKTRYMNSALGQYSSAGHCALTMLQKEGPRAFYKGFMPSFLRLGSWNVVMFVTYEQLKRALMAACTSREAPF from the exons ATGGTTGGGTTCAAGGCCACAGATGTGCCCCCGACTGCCACGGTGAAGTTCCTGGGGGCGGGCACAGCTGCCTGCATTGCAGACCTCATCACTTTTCCCCTGGATACCGCTAAAGTCCGGCTGCAG ATCCAAGGAGAAAGGCAGGGGCCAGTGCGGGCTGCCGCCAACATGCAGTACCGCGGCGTGCTGGGCACCATCCTGACGATGGTGCGCACCGAGGGGCCGCGCAGCCTCTACAACGGGCTGGTCGCCGGCCTGCAGCGCCAGATGAGCTTCGCCTCGGTCCGCATCGGCCTCTACGATTCTGTCAAGCAGTTCTACACCAAGGGCTCTGAGC ATGCTGGCATCGGAAGCCGCCTTCTGGCAGGCAGCACCACAGGTGCCTTGGCTGTGGCCGTGGCCCAACCCACAGATGTGGTAAAGGTCCGCTTCCAGGCCCAGGCCCGGGCGGTAGGTGGCCAGAGATACCAAAGCACTGTTGACGCCTACAAGACCATTGCCCGAGAGGAAGGGTTCCGGGGCCTCTGGAAAG GGACCTCTCCCAATATTGCTCGTAATGCTATTGTCAACTGTGCTGAGCTGGTGACCTACGACCTCATCAAGGATGCCCTCCTGAAAGCCAACCTCATGACAG ATGACCTTCCTTGCCACTTCACTTCCGCCTTCGGGGCAGGCTTCTGCACCACCATCATTGCCTCCCCTGTCGACGTAGTCAAGACGAGATACATGAACTCTGCCCTGGGCCAGTACAGCAGCGCTGGCCACTGCGCCCTCACCATGCTCCAGAAGGAGGGTCCCCGAGCCTTCTACAAAGG gTTCATGCCCTCCTTTCTCCGTTTGGGTTCCTGGAACGTGGTGATGTTCGTCACCTATGAGCAGCTGAAACGGGCCCTCATGGCTGCCTGCACTTCCCGGGAGGCGCCTTTTTGA